A region of Sugiyamaella lignohabitans strain CBS 10342 chromosome A, complete sequence DNA encodes the following proteins:
- the SMP3 gene encoding Smp3p (Alpha 1,2-mannosyltransferase; involved in glycosyl phosphatidyl inositol (GPI) biosynthesis; required for addition of the fourth, side branching mannose to the GPI core structure; GO_component: GO:0005783 - endoplasmic reticulum [Evidence IEA]; GO_component: GO:0005783 - endoplasmic reticulum [Evidence TAS] [PMID 11356840]; GO_component: GO:0005789 - endoplasmic reticulum membrane [Evidence IEA]; GO_component: GO:0016021 - integral component of membrane [Evidence IEA]; GO_component: GO:0016021 - integral component of membrane [Evidence ISM] [PMID 12192589]; GO_component: GO:0016020 - membrane [Evidence IEA]; GO_function: GO:0004584 - dolichyl-phosphate-mannose-glycolipid alpha-mannosyltransferase activity [Evidence IMP] [PMID 11356840]; GO_function: GO:0016740 - transferase activity [Evidence IEA]; GO_function: GO:0016757 - transferase activity, transferring glycosyl groups [Evidence IEA,IEA]; GO_process: GO:0006506 - GPI anchor biosynthetic process [Evidence IEA,IEA]; GO_process: GO:0006506 - GPI anchor biosynthetic process [Evidence IMP] [PMID 11356840]; GO_process: GO:0006276 - plasmid maintenance [Evidence IMP] [PMID 2005867]), translated as MQSLKPVISPKLGSVRSSSHMRIQSLFNRNSTWRAVFVITFFLRVYLAISPSYIHPDEHFQGPEAVADKVFGWATKISWEFSSEAPVRSYVSVWLAYGLPMTIFQALLGHSHIGTVTPETMFLTLRLAFATATWTLTDMAIDRLSDSKNDKLKGLFFVSTSYVTWTYQSHTFSNSVETVIVLWCLVIIHEFTNDRATNNSLVRHWDIALLGIMIALGTFNRPTFPAFIIFPIMRLSRVFYKFPWTNITFLFCAGTTTLICIYIDTILYGVEPQPLSTVMNSLWSAILAPSTALDALASTGYVIAPLNNILYNTQLSNLSIHGLHSRFHHVLVNLPELLGPGLIFLFSRKYLCSIPLQSALGGITVLSIIPHQEARFLLPVVPLLCWSFDPEVLRSIKCAKIVVRAWLVFNLAMGILMGYFHQAGVVPAQSFLGEHLAHDAHTITWWKTYSPPIWILGQPVGSVQMLDPLSEGDSDRERYQPILDELATGGVKKSHVFSNIIGSDGPLISVLDLMGADTGVVHDIVTAAVDSSPSSKHNYFVAPASTLRNASCPNEILGTSLNFTEVWSTSKHLSMETLDWSDFSTLRPGLKVWLVEKY; from the coding sequence ATGCAGAGCCTTAAGCCTGTGATATCGCCTAAATTGGGCTCGGTACGCTCGTCGTCTCATATGCGGATCCAGAGCCTGTTCAATCGAAACAGTACTTGGCGAGCTGTATTTGTGATCACATTTTTCTTGCGGGTATATCTAGCGATATCGCCTTCTTATATCCATCCAGATGAACAttttcagggtccagaAGCTGTAGCTGATAAGGTGTTTGGCTGGGCCACGAAAATATCATGGGAATTCTCTTCAGAAGCCCCAGTACGTAGTTATGTTTCGGTATGGTTGGCATATGGTCTACCAATGACTATATTCCAGGCACTTTTGGGCCATTCTCATATTGGGACTGTGACTCCGGAGACTATGTTTTTGACATTGCGTTTGGCTTTTGCCACTGCCACCTGGACACTGACTGATATGGCCATTGACAGACTGTCAGACTCAAAAAATGATAAATTAAAGGGTCTATTTTTTGTGTCGACCTCATATGTCACATGGACCTATCAATCACACACGTTTTCCAACTCTGTAGAGACTGTCATTGTACTGTGGTGTCTAGTAATTATTCATGAGTTCACTAATGACCGGGCCACTAATAATTCACTTGTGCGACACTGGGATATTGCTTTATTGGGTATAATGATTGCTCTTGGTACGTTCAACAGGCCCACATTCCCAGCATTTATTATCTTTCCCATCATGAGATTATCACGGGTGTTTTATAAATTCCCCTGGACAAATATCACATTTCTGTTCTGTGCAGGAACCACTACTTTAATATGTATCTACATCGATACGATCCTGTACGGAGTAGAACCACAACCTCTTAGCACGGTTATGAACTCGCTTTGGTCAGCGATTCTAGCACCATCGACCGCTCTGGATGCATTGGCATCTACTGGTTATGTCATTGCACCACTTAATAATATCCTATACAACACCCAATTATCTAATCTCAGCATTCATGGCTTGCATTCTCGATTCCACCATGTCCTGGTTAATTTGCCTGAATTGCTTGGTCCAGGACtcatatttttattttcgagAAAATATCTCTGCTCTATTCCTCTCCAATCGGCTCTTGGTGGTATTACCGTTCTTTCCATTATTCCACATCAAGAAGCACGATTCTTACTACCAGTCGTGCCTTTGTTATGCTGGTCTTTCGACCCTGAGGTTCTCCGGTCTATCAAGTGTGCAAAGATAGTTGTCCGAGCATGGCTAGTATTTAATCTAGCTATGGGCATTCTCATGGGATACTTCCACCAAGCTGGTGTAGTACCGGCCCAATCCTTTTTAGGTGAACATTTGGCACATGATGCTCATACCATTACCTGGTGGAAGACATATTCACCACCGATATGGATTCTTGGCCAGCCTGTGGGTTCAGTCCAGATGCTAGATCCACTTTCCGAAGGTGATTCTGATCGTGAGCGTTATCAGCCCATTCTGGACGAGCTAGCTACAGGCGGTGTAAAGAAGTCGCATGTGTTCTCTAACATTATTGGATCAGATGGTCCATTGATCTCGGTACTGGACCTAATGGGTGCTGATACAGGCGTTGTACACGATATCGTaacagcagctgttgaCAGCAGCCCATCTTCTAAGCATAACTACTTTGTAGCCCCAGCATCGACCCTGCGGAATGCCTCCTGTCCGAACGAGATTCTCGGCACCTCGCTCAACTTCACCGAAGTGTGGTCCACATCCAAGCATCTGTCCATGGAGACACTCGACTGGAGCGACTTCTCCACGCTCCGACCCGGCCTCAAAGTGTGGCTCGTCGAAAAGTATTAG
- the HIS5 gene encoding histidinol-phosphate transaminase (Histidinol-phosphate aminotransferase; catalyzes the seventh step in histidine biosynthesis; responsive to general control of amino acid biosynthesis; mutations cause histidine auxotrophy and sensitivity to Cu, Co, and Ni salts; GO_component: GO:0005737 - cytoplasm [Evidence IDA] [PMID 14562095]; GO_function: GO:0080130 - L-phenylalanine:2-oxoglutarate aminotransferase activity [Evidence IEA]; GO_function: GO:0003824 - catalytic activity [Evidence IEA]; GO_function: GO:0004400 - histidinol-phosphate transaminase activity [Evidence IEA,IEA]; GO_function: GO:0004400 - histidinol-phosphate transaminase activity [Evidence IMP] [PMID 14190241]; GO_function: GO:0030170 - pyridoxal phosphate binding [Evidence IEA]; GO_function: GO:0008483 - transaminase activity [Evidence IEA]; GO_function: GO:0016740 - transferase activity [Evidence IEA,IEA]; GO_process: GO:0009058 - biosynthetic process [Evidence IEA]; GO_process: GO:0008652 - cellular amino acid biosynthetic process [Evidence IEA]; GO_process: GO:0000105 - histidine biosynthetic process [Evidence IEA,IEA,IEA]; GO_process: GO:0000105 - histidine biosynthetic process [Evidence IMP] [PMID 14190241]; GO_process: GO:0008152 - metabolic process [Evidence IEA]), with product MCDFRNSEINSADKQTLNGKVLKPENLCFGVGSDESIDAIMRVLCVPGKDKLLTCPPTYGMYAVSAQINDVEVVSINMNFIKGKFSIKPDEINARLAEDPSIKLAYICSPGNPTGSLIEKADIIKVLEHPTWNGIVVVDEAYIDFAPEGTSMAPLVNKYPNLLVMQTLSKSFGLAGVRCGVSFASPDLSRLLNSMKAPYNISTPTARLASRVLSPEGIKVMKGLVKKIIVQRDRLVRELPKLQGIGEFVGGEDANFLLVEIIDKDGKPSNDIARQVYTKLAEFRNVIVRYRGKEPGCTGCLRISIGNEEETTILLKELQSVLAEIYSE from the coding sequence ATGTGTGATTTCAGAAACAGTGAAATCAATTCTGCCGATAAACAAACACTCAATGGAAAGGTGTTGAAGCCCGAGAATCTGTGTTTTGGAGTGGGATCAGACGAGTCCATCGATGCCATCATGAGAGTACTGTGTGTTCCAGGCAAAGATAAACTGCTGACATGTCCACCTACCTACGGAATGTACGCAGTTTCCGCCCAGATCAATGATGTAGAGGTTGTCTCTATCAACATGAATTTTATCAAGGGCAAGTTCTCTATCAAACCCGACGAGATCAACGCCAGGCTCGCCGAAGACCCCTCCATCAAACTGGCGTATATCTGCTCGCCAGGTAACCCTACAGGCTCACTTATCGAGAAAGCTGACATAATTAAAGTGTTGGAACATCCTACGTGGAACGgcattgttgttgtcgaTGAGGCATACATCGACTTCGCGCCTGAAGGCACGTCAATGGCACCTCTTGTAAATAAGTATCCCAATCTCCTGGTGATGCAAACTCTTAGTAAATCGTTCGGTCTTGCCGGTGTGCGATGTGGTGTATCATTTGCATCTCCTGATCTATCTCGTCTGCTAAATAGCATGAAAGCTCCCTACAACATTTCTACTCCTACCGCTAGACTGGCTTCAAGAGTACTGTCCCCAGAAGGAATCAAGGTCATGAAAGGTCTTGTCAAGAAAATCATCGTCCAAAGAGACAGATTGGTACGTGAACTGCCTAAACTTCAAGGTATTGGCGAGTTTGTAGGCGGAGAGGATGCCAACTTCTTGCTTGTCGAGATCATTGATAAAGACGGCAAGCCTTCTAACGACATTGCCCGTCAAGTGTACACTAAACTGGCCGAGTTCCGCAACGTCATTGTAAGATACAGAGGCAAAGAGCCTGGATGTACTGGCTGTCTCCGTATTTCTATCGGCAACGAGGAAGAAACTACAATTCTTCTCAAGGAGCTACAATCGGTGCTCGCTGAAATTTACAGCGAATAG
- the NUP159 gene encoding FG-nucleoporin NUP159 has translation MSESKTLATAGELEVNTTEDWAFLHIGKSNGAPLVEPYSSLPKGNIRLLALAQERDVFACAGSNGLSTGTISELRKYAAIEDEATSSFESRKFVEAYNEEVQILEFTSDEKELLVAKSNGGVDVFTFSKKATGLKKKPKITIQTDNIIDIRARPLVGNEAIILEASGDLSLIRTDAGERSLISSHVSSAAWSPLGTQILVGLNSGHIRKITIGTSIKQAEIPVPADSRLSDGTYIPVSITYIRSKSFIVMYREVPEPLADGESEEEDAMQTFIGYIVTHDPESHTYNWDELEDPCPPFADMSREGWWYTQVLTDWTEEYPDIIAMANGPSSDVALLTSKEVFNMLEDRDRASLPFTEDDTTPIGFVLDYSSKNKVLDPCNGVEECSALPIVWALSNEGALTGWHIVWSGIKSGKKLALKALQQKHNTRVANSNKGRSSGSLPVFHKKEKKEKKEKHKESIEQTNEAAVRIPDTMSIGKTQEETQTAEVPGESKSSISLSDEIKTTNDTAKSFVLPKEAEKETTGISKSVKSEPSHLATSSGEKEPIISDVSQGVKTDSERVDGVVADTKESATTVDDLTDKSAEVDLESSSSAKDEVVITTPSIESSPADELITENESQAVDKKDDSSDLQGNVGEVEGTADESQQNEKHTDEQTKEEKLEVITPHQQNSPTKHNEVLDKSTASPNFFPFGSPSHSITGSLGIGSRGTFPTFGNLKAGFGFGQSDEPSSSIAPTADEEVENDGTNSTGVQTLPPTPLDSEFPTQSDSEQHADIPQSSNSSEKATNEVDKLETVTENPTIEGDHESKDKPSESAKDAIKENSNVSNEITAESEEKFESVSDASKEESVVDLGEQNKVTELPIEQSSENVKEKLVSNLEEKSTDATEESVPNVDADKTANSSVPKSTEEPVGTSNEEKGGDSLDDNHDSEGSTPIPETPAVAQLAETELTDKASHLSIQESTDKPAGEPTELPVSESTEEPSEESAELANEDSADKSVEEPNGDLSELVDEKPVDKSTEVPSQDANEEHLDTSDKPNEVTLNDKKEKLSQTEELPTKSVGDRSVDDATKEPQTHPTELSKSITNTASKVDNPFSQSSPFATLSQKSSFGSFNTTAEKPSVTEERPSLFGSNSKASPAPSFTSAFGSSNSTFGSSATFGSSSNSTFGASPSSVFGSNANNSGFNSKAVFGGFGSAAKSGFSTLGQKQTSIFDQPESDSVATTEETSLFNAPAGQSSGFSGINNQGFSLSSNFKADPSVADSTPSTNATLPSFNLESSFGQTLPSSSSIFGGSTSGTGAFPGVASSPFGGLSQSSGFASTIDTAKSKMGSGSAFDTLKKPADNDVQADHSSSDYVIPDDGREGTESPVLVSSDDIPDNNGDESKVSGSDNEEFSDESSFEEFDDFENEDLDEDEEEEEASQVLESDESDEEDVSEQESEEAEPSVPEYEPLIDGLEDLDLSTIVQTAPSLRDYVPFEVNTDLPEDVSTELYHFLCGDKTNHWIGF, from the exons ATGTCGGAAAGCAAAACTCTCGCGACTGCCGGCGAGCTTGAAGTCAATACTACTGAG GATTGGGCATTTTTACACATTGGCAAAAGCAATGGCGCACCACTTGTAGAGCCATACAGTTCTTTGCCCAAGGGTAATATCCGATTACTGGCATTGGCACAAGAACGAGATGTATTTGCATGTGCTGGGTCCAATGGCCTTAGTACGGGAACTATTAGTGAATTGCGAAAATATGCTGCTATAGAGGATGAGGCAACTTCATCGTTTGAATCAAGAAAGTTTGTTGAGGCGTATAATGAAGAAGTTCAGATTTTGGAGTTCACCTCTGATGAAAAAGAGCTGCTAGTTGCCAAATCTAATGGCGGAGTAGACGTTTTCACGTTTTCCAAGAAAGCAACTGGATTAAAAAAGAAGCCAAAGATAACTATTCAGACTGATAACATCATTGATATTCGAGCCAGACCATTGGTAGGCAATGAAGCCATTATCTTAGAAGCATCTGGAGATTTGAGTCTCATTCGAACTGATGCCGGAGAGAGATCATTAATCTCATCACATGTATCGTCAGCTGCTTGGTCTCCTTTGGGAACTCAGATTTTGGTGGGCCTGAATTCAGGTCATATTCGCAAGATAACTATTGGCACCTCTATCAAGCAGGCCGAGATTCCAGTGCCTGCTGATTCACGTCTCTCGGATGGAACATATATACCGGTTTCTATCACTTATATCAGGTCTAAAAGCTTCATTGTTATGTATCGTGAAGTTCCTGAACCTTTGGCTGACGGCGAATcagaggaagaagacgcAATGCAAACGTTTATTGGTTACATAGTTACACATGATCCTGAATCTCACACATATAATTGGGATGAACTAGAAGATCCTTGTCCTCCATTTGCCGATATGTCTCGCGAGGGTTGGTGGTACACGCAGGTGTTGACTGATTGGACTGAAGAGTATCCAGATATAATTGCCATGGCAAATGGTCCATCGTCAGATGTGGCACTATTAACAAGCAAGGAGGTCTTCAACATGCTTGAGGATCGTGACCGTGCCTCGCTACCTTTCACAGAGGATGATACTACACCAATTGGATTTGTTTTAGATTATTCctcaaaaaataaagtcCTCGATCCTTGTAACGGTGTAGAGGAATGTAGTGCACTGCCCATTGTATGGGCTCTTAGCAATGAAGGTGCTCTTACTGGTTGGCATATTGTTTGGTCAGGAATTAAATCTGGAAAGAAATTAGCTTTAAAGGCTCTCCAACAGAAGCATAATACTCGAGTAGCAAATTCGAATAAGGGTAGATCGAGTGGGTCTTTGCCCGTCTTCCataagaaagagaagaaagaaaagaaggaaaagcATAAGGAATCAATAGAACAGACAAATGAAGCTGCTGTGAGGATTCCTGATACGATGAGCATTGGAAAAACACAGGAGGAAACACAAACTGCCGAGGTTCCTGGCGAATCAAAGTCGAGTATCTCTTTATCTGATGAAATTAAAACGACCAACGATACTGCAAAGTCATTTGTATTACCTAAAGAGGCCGAAAAGGAAACTACGGGCATATCTAAGTCTGTCAAGTCTGAGCCCAGTCATCTTGCGACAAGTTCAGGTGAAAAGGAACCTATCATCTCTGATGTCTCTCAAGGAGTGAAAACCGATTCAGAAAGAGTTGACGGTGTCGTTGCCGATACCAAAGAATCGGCAACAACAGTTGATGATTTGACAGACAAATCAGCAGAGGTTGACCTAGAGTCCAGTAGTTCTGCGAAGGATGAGGTGGTCATTACCACTCCTTCAATCGAATCGAGCCCGGCAGATGAACTAATTACAGAAAACGAAAGTCAGGCAGTCGATAAGAAAGACGATTCAAGTGACTTACAGGGAAATGTAGGAGAGGTAGAAGGAACTGCAGATGAGTCTCAGCAAAACGAAAAACACACAGATGAACAAActaaagaagagaaacTTGAGGTGATTACGCCCCATCAACAGAACTCTCCTACAAAACACAATGAGGTGTTGGATAAGTCGACAGCTTCTCCAAACTTTTTTCCCTTTGGATCACCATCGCATTCGATAACAGGCTCCTTGGGAATTGGTTCAAGAGGTACGTTTCCCACATTTGGAAACTTGAAGGCTGGTTTTGGATTTGGACAAAGTGACGAACCTTCTAGTAGTATTGCTCCTACTGCGGATGAGGAAGTAGAAAATGACGGGACCAACTCTACAGGCGTGCAGACTCTACCTCCTACGCCTCTTGACTCGGAATTCCCTACTCAGTCGGATTCTGAACAACACGCTGATATCCCACAATCGTCTAATTCATCTGAGAAGGCTACTAATGAAGTTGACAAGCTAGAAACTGTGACTGAAAACCCAACTATTGAAGGTGATCACGAGAGCAAAGATAAGCCAAGTGAGTCTGCTAAAGATGCCATTAAGGAGAACAGCAATGTTTCCAATGAGATAACAGCAGAATCTGAAGAGAAATTTGAAAGTGTATCAGATGCTTCGAAAGAAGAGTCGGTGGTTGATCTGGGAGAACAGAATAAGGTTACTGAACTACCCATCGAACAGTCATCTGAAAATGTGAAAGAAAAGTTAGTTTCCAATCTGGAGGAGAAATCTACCGATGCTACTGAAGAAAGTGTGCCAAATGTTGATGCAGATAAGACTGCTAATTCATCGGTACCCAAATCGACCGAAGAGCCAGTTGGAACGAGCAACGAGGAAAAGGGAGGAGACTCTTTGGATGATAATCATGATTCGGAAGGGTCGACCCCCATTCCTGAAACTCCTGCAGTGGCACAACTTGCTGAGACTGAGCTAACTGATAAAGCCTCTCACTTGTCCATTCAAGAATCAACTGACAAACCAGCTGGCGAGCCAACTGAGTTGCCAGTTAGTGAGTCGACTGAAGAACCTAGTGAGGAGTCAGCAGAATTAGCAAATGAGGATTCAGCTGACAAGTCGGTTGAAGAACCTAACGGTGACTTATCTGAATTGGTAGATGAGAAGCCAGTTGACAAGTCGACTGAAGTACCAAGTCAAGACGCCAATGAAGAGCACCTCGACACCTCTGATAAGCCAAATGAAGTAACTTTGAACgataagaaagaaaagcTATCACAAACTGAAGAACTCCCTACCAAATCGGTGGGTGACCGTTCTGTTGACGACGCGACTAAAGAACCTCAAACACACCCAACTGAGTTATCGAAATCTATTACAAATACAGCCTCAAAAGTGGATAACCCTTTCTCTCAATCGAGCCCATTTGCAACACTTTCCCAAAAGTCCTCATTTGGAAGTTTTAATACTACTGCTGAAAAACCTAGTGTCACAGAAGAACGACCAAGCCTATTTGGCTCAAATTCTAAAGCTAGTCCAGCTCCAAGTTTCACTTCCGCGTTTGGCAGTTCGAATTCTACATTTGGAAGCAGCGCTACATTTGGTTCATCGTCCAATTCTACTTTTGGTGCATCTCCTAGTTCTGTTTTCGGGTCTAATGCCAATAATAGCGGATTCAACAGCAAGGCTGTATTTGGTGGGTTTGGTTCTGCGGCTAAGAGTGGGTTTTCTACCCTTggacaaaaacaaacatcGATATTTGATCAACCAGAATCTGATTCTGTCGCTACAACTGAAGAAACCTCGCTATTTAACGCCCCAGCTGGACAGTCTAGCGGCTTTTCTGGCATAAACAACCAGGGGTTTAGTTTGAGCAGTAACTTCAAGGCAGATCCAAGTGTGGCTGATTCAACGCCATCTACAAATGCGACGTTGCCCTCTTTCAATTTGGAGAGCAGCTTTGGTCAGACTCTGCCGAGTTCATCGTCGATATTTGGCGGATCCACAAGTGGCACAGGAGCTTTCCCGGGTGTTGCTTCGAGCCCGTTTGGTGGGTTATCTCAGTCCAGTGGATTTGCTAGTACTATAGATACTGCAAAGTCCAAGATGGGTTCAGGAAGTGCTTTTGACACACTGAAGAAGCCTGCAGATAATGATGTACAGGCAGACCATAGTTCAAGCGACTACGTTATTCCAGATGATGGCCGGGAAGGCACAGAGAGTCCAGTTCTTGTTTCCTCAGATGACATACCTGATAATAATGGCGATGAGTCGAAGGTTTCAGGGTCGGATAATGAGGAATTTAGTGACGAGTCTAGTTTTGAGGAatttgatgattttgaaaacGAAGATctcgatgaagatgaagaagaggaggaggcCTCGCAAGTTTTGGAATCTGATGAGAGcgatgaggaggatgtgTCTGAGCAGgaatctgaagaagctgaaccATCAGTTCCAGAATACGAGCCACTAATAGATGGTCTCGAGGACCTTGATTTGAGCACTATTGTTCAAACTGCTCCTTCACTACGAGATTATGTTCCCTTCGAAGTCAATACTGATTTACCCGAAGATGTAAGTACAGAACTTTACCACTTTTTGTGCGGTGATAAGACTAACCATTGGATAGGTTTCTGA
- the RPB7 gene encoding DNA-directed RNA polymerase II subunit RPB7 (RNA polymerase II subunit B16; forms two subunit dissociable complex with Rpb4p; the Rpb4p/Rpb7p subcomplex regulates cellular lifespan via an mRNA decay process; involved in recruitment of 3'-end processing factors to transcribing RNA polymerase II complex and in export of mRNA to cytoplasm under stress conditions; also involved in translation initiation; GO_component: GO:0005665 - DNA-directed RNA polymerase II, core complex [Evidence IDA] [PMID 1331084]; GO_component: GO:0005665 - DNA-directed RNA polymerase II, core complex [Evidence IDA] [PMID 2183013]; GO_component: GO:0005665 - DNA-directed RNA polymerase II, core complex [Evidence IDA] [PMID 2186966]; GO_component: GO:0005737 - cytoplasm [Evidence IEA,IEA]; GO_component: GO:0005737 - cytoplasm [Evidence IDA] [PMID 17056745]; GO_component: GO:0000932 - cytoplasmic mRNA processing body [Evidence IEA]; GO_component: GO:0000932 - cytoplasmic mRNA processing body [Evidence IDA] [PMID 17875743]; GO_component: GO:0005634 - nucleus [Evidence IEA,IEA]; GO_component: GO:0005634 - nucleus [Evidence IDA] [PMID 17056745]; GO_function: GO:0003899 - DNA-directed RNA polymerase activity [Evidence IEA,IEA]; GO_function: GO:0003723 - RNA binding [Evidence IEA]; GO_function: GO:0003968 - RNA-directed RNA polymerase activity [Evidence IDA] [PMID 18004386]; GO_function: GO:0003697 - single-stranded DNA binding [Evidence IDA,IMP] [PMID 11087726]; GO_function: GO:0003727 - single-stranded RNA binding [Evidence IDA,IMP] [PMID 11087726]; GO_function: GO:0031369 - translation initiation factor binding [Evidence IPI] [PMID 21074047]; GO_process: GO:0000291 - nuclear-transcribed mRNA catabolic process, exonucleolytic [Evidence IGI] [PMID 17875743]; GO_process: GO:0060213 - positive regulation of nuclear-transcribed mRNA poly(A) tail shortening [Evidence IMP] [PMID 17875743]; GO_process: GO:0045948 - positive regulation of translational initiation [Evidence IMP] [PMID 21074047]; GO_process: GO:0006366 - transcription from RNA polymerase II promoter [Evidence IGI] [PMID 10082533]; GO_process: GO:0006367 - transcription initiation from RNA polymerase II promoter [Evidence IDA] [PMID 11087726]; GO_process: GO:0006351 - transcription, DNA-templated [Evidence IEA]) — protein MTQYLKNKLLADVEGTCTGQFGYIICVMDGMKIDVGKGRVIPSTGSAEFEVKYRAIVWRPFKGEVVDGIVTNVNKMGVFADVGPLSVFISSHLIPSDMTFNPSANPPAYTSEEQSIEKGSRVRLKIVGVRADVGKMFAM, from the coding sequence ATGACGCAGTATTTGAAAAACAAGCTGCTGGCAGATGTTGAAGGTACGTGCACGGGCCAGTTTGGATATATTATTTGCGTTATGGACGGTATGAAAATTGATGTGGGCAAAGGTCGGGTGATTCCGTCTACAGGCTCTGCCGAGTTTGAAGTCAAGTACCGTGCCATTGTGTGGAGACCATTTAAAGGAGAAGTAGTGGATGGTATTGTCACCAATGTCAATAAAATGGGTGTGTTTGCAGATGTGGGTCCTCTTTCTGTATTTATCTCATCACACTTGATTCCCTCGGACATGACTTTCAATCCGTCTGCGAATCCTCCTGCATATACTTCTGAAGAACAATCGATAGAAAAGGGTAGCCGAGTGCGCCTGAAAATTGTGGGTGTAAGAGCCGATGTCGGAAAGATGTTTGCAATGTAA